The proteins below are encoded in one region of Triticum aestivum cultivar Chinese Spring chromosome 1B, IWGSC CS RefSeq v2.1, whole genome shotgun sequence:
- the LOC123117867 gene encoding ras-related protein Rab11D — protein MASGEKVDYVFKVVLIGDSAVGKSQILARFARNEFSLDSKATIGVEFQTRTLVIDHKSVKAQIWDTAGQERYRAVTSAYYRGALGALLVYDITKRQSFDHIPRWLEELRGHADKNIVIMLVGNKSDLEDERAVSTEDAKEFAEKENLFFLETSALQATNVESAFQTVLSEIFKIHSKKNIVTDPKANGAAPPLAGKKVLVPGPAQEIPKSKCCSSM, from the exons ATGGCGAGCGGGGAGAAGGTGGACTATGTGTTTAAAGTGGTGCTGATCGGGGACTCGGCCGTCGGCAAGTCGCAGATCCTGGCGCGGTTCGCGCGCAACGAGTTCAGCCTCGACTCCAAGGCCACCATCGGTGTCGAGTTCCAGACGCGCACGCTCGTCATCGACCACAAGTCCGTCAAGGCCCAGATCTGGGACACCGCCGGCCAGGAGAG GTACAGAGCTGTCACGAGCGCATATTACAGAGGCGCTTTGGGAGCTCTGCTAGTCTATGACATCACCAAGCGCCAGAGCTTTGACCACATACCTCGCTGGCTGGAGGAACTCCGAGGTCATGCAGACAAAAACATTGTCATCATGCTGGTTGGCAATAAGAGCGACCTTGAAGATGAGCGGGCTGTTAGCACTGAGGATGCCAAAGAGTTTGCCGAGAAGGAGAACCTCTTCTTCCTGGAGACGTCTGCGCTGCAGGCCACCAATGTCGAAAGCGCCTTCCAGACTGTCTTGTCAGAGATCTTCAAGATCCACAGCAAGAAGAACATTGTGACCGACCCAAAGGCCAATGGTGCTGCGCCGCCGCTGGCCGGCAAGAAGGTTCTTGTCCCAGGCCCAGCACAGGAGATCCCAAAGAGCAAGTGCTGCAGTTCTATGTAA
- the LOC123117856 gene encoding uncharacterized protein → MAPSTTTGAVPVPRCPVIFNGQNYRDWVQHMKLHMRGQLVWEHLSGALPCPLLPTPPAELAFPVDADETKQREMLDAFEEATEEYQNQLHLYKQWTNVDARASSILVNSMDVDLTMDVVALTTAYQMWEHLRHRYESTGDAMYLSVVRQEQQLQQGDATVDDFYKEMSAVWRQLDSLGADVCRRCQCCVRQQAKLEVRRLYDFLTRLRPEFEQSRAQLLARHPRLSTLEALAEVRSEEVRLRSTGLLPSSSAVLAARVPPPLPGVPSSTQVAATSTSAFCNYCKQDGHMITECIKRRKQGRRGGRPQKDSGGSSNFREGSLEKVHQEMLTLLRRLIASAPSSGSAGSAGQTSGPPPHSSSGSSYGDSGWDRSSAP, encoded by the exons ATGGCGCCCTCCACCACCACCGGTGCTGTCCCAGTCCCACGATGTCCTGTTATCTTCAACGGACAGAACTACAGGGACTGGGTGCAGCACAtgaagctgcacatgaggggccAGCTGGTCTGGGAGCACCTCTCTGGTGCTCTGCCTTGTCCCCTGCTGCCCACTCCTCCAGCTGAGTTGGCCTTCCCTGTTGATGCCGATGAAACCAAGCAACGTGAGATGCTAGATGCTTTTGAAGAGGCCACTGAAGAGTATCAGAATCAACTCCACTTATACAAGCAATGGACAAATGTTGATGCTCGAGCCTCTTCTATCTTGGTGAACAGCATGGATGTTGATCTCACCATGGATGTGGTGGCCCTTACCACTGCATATCAGATGTGGGAGCACCTTCGCCATCGCTATGAGTCTACAGGGGATGCCATGTATCTCTCTGTTGTTCGTCAAGAGCAACAACTACAACAGGGAGATGCTACTGTGGATGATTTCTACAAGGAGATGTCGGCGGTGTGGCGCCAATTGGACTCTCTGGGAGCTGATGTTTGTCGCAGATGTCAGTGTTGTGTGCGGCAACAAGCTAAGCTGGAGGTTCGTCGCCTCTATGACTTCCTCACTCGCCTCCGGCCGGAGTTCGAGCAGAGTCGTGCTCAGCTATTGGCACGCCATCCTCGGCTCTCTACTCTGGAGGCCCTTGCTGAGGTGCGATCTGAGGAGGTGCGCCTACGGAGCACGGGCTTATTGCCATCCTCTTCAGCAGTCCTGGCTGCCCGCGTTCCACCACCGCTGCCTGGTGTGCCCTCTTCTACACAGGTGGCAGCAACCTCCACTAGTGCTTTCTGCAACTACTGCAAGCAGGATGGTCACATGATCACGGAGTGCATCAAGAGGAGGAAACAGGGTCGCCGTGGTGGCCGTCCTCAAAAGGACTCGGGAGGCTCCTCTAATTTTCGTGAGGGCTCCCTTGAGAAGGTTCACCAGGAGATGCTCACCTTGCTGCGCCGCCTTATTGCTTCTGCACCATCCTCAGGTTCTGCTGGTTCTGCTGGTCAGACGTCTGGTCCACCACCGCACTCTTCGTCAG GATCGTCGTACGGGGACTCTGGTTGGGATCGGTCCTCGGCGCCATGA